One Cucurbita pepo subsp. pepo cultivar mu-cu-16 chromosome LG20, ASM280686v2, whole genome shotgun sequence genomic window carries:
- the LOC111783139 gene encoding uncharacterized protein LOC111783139: protein MTTQKQSWEAQQSQMQQRVKKAIGSPAREDQEEELSRSALALFRAKEEEIERKKMEMREKVENRLGRAEEATKRLAEIREELEGMTDPMRKEVSLIRKKIDLVNKELKPLGITCQKKEREYKEVLELLNEKNKEKSELIAKLMELVNESEKLRMNKLEELSNNIDILH, encoded by the exons ATGACGACGCAGAAACAGAGCTGGGAGGCGCAACAATCGCAGATGCAGCAGAGAGTGAAGAAGGCGATTGGGAGTCCGGCGAGGGAGGATCAAGAGGAGGAGCTTTCGCGATCGGCGTTGGCTCTGTTCCGCGCGAAGGAAGAGGAGAtcgagaggaagaagatggagaTGAGGGAGAAGGTGGAGAATCGGCTTGGACGAGCAGAAGAAGCGACGAAGCGATTGGCAGAGATCCGCGAA GAACTTGAAGGAATGACGGATCCGATGAGGAAGGAAGTTTCGTTGATCCGGAAGAAGATTGATTTGGTGAACAAAGAGTTGAAGCCATTGGGGATCACCTGCCAAAAGAAG GAGAGAGAATACAAGGAAGTCCTAGAGCTATTAAACGAGAAGAACAAGGAGAAATCTGAATTGATAGCCAAACTAATGGAg TTGGTGAATGAGAGCGAAAAATTGAGGATGAACAAGCTGGAGGAGCTCAGCAACAACATTGACATCCTTCATTAA
- the LOC111783141 gene encoding protein BUD31 homolog 1-like: MPKVKTSKIKYPNGWELIEPTLRELDSKMREAEIDPQDGKRKCEALWPIFKISHQRSRYIFDLFHKRSEISRELYEFCLEQGYADANLIAKWKKPGYERLCCLRCIQPRDHNFGTTCVCRVPKHLREEKVVECVHCGCRGCASGD, translated from the exons ATGCCTAAAGTGAAGACCAGCAAGATCAAATACCCAAATGGATGGGAATTGATTGAGCCAACCCTACGAGAGCTCGATTCTAAAATGAGAGAAG CTGAAATTGATCCGCAGGATGGGAAGCGGAAGTGTGAAGCATTGTGGCCTATTTTCAAGATTTCACATCAAAGGAGTCGATACATTTTTGACCTTTTCCACAAAAGGAGTGAAATATCCAGGGAGCTCTATGAGTTCTGCTTAGAACAAGGCTATGCAGATGCCAACCTCATTGCTAAATGGAAAAAG CCCGGATATGAGCGTCTCTGTTGCCTCCGTTGCATACAGCCCCGGGACCATAACTTCGGCACGACGTGTGTCTGCCGAGTCCCGAAACACttgagagaagagaaagtGGTGGAGTGTGTGCATTGTGGTTGCAGGGGATGTGCCAGTGGGGATTGA
- the LOC111783140 gene encoding histidine-containing phosphotransfer protein 2-like isoform X1 → MSASTSSSAPAPAPASGSSTASDHPQRHMIRKFIQALREQGFLDDNFNNQMNLHENRNSLATFCGDAEPKLDRVEKLLARETVEFDTVSNLMESLKTKAAGVGGKRLSTACAEMQDLCTDNNAEPLQEAYRKVTWEYYVLRDCFHHILQAERAIQMSTEE, encoded by the exons ATGTCTGCATCGACTTCCTCATCCGCACCTGCACCCGCACCTGCATCCGGTTCTTCAACCGCTTCGGATCATCCTCAGAGACATATGATCCGGAAGTTCATCCAGGCTTTGCGCGAACAA GGATTTCTTGACGATAACTTCAATAACCAGATGAATCTTCACGAGAATCGAAATTCCTTGGCTACATTCTGCGGTGACGCCGAACCTAAACTCGATAGAGTTGAAAAACTTCT TGCAAGAGAGACTGTGGAATTTGATACTGTGAGTAACCTCATGGAATCGCTCAAGACCAAGGCCGCTGG GGTTGGTGGTAAGCGATTGTCAACTGCTTGTGCTGAGATGCAAGATTTGTGCACTGATAACAACGCTGAACC TTTACAAGAAGCCTACAGGAAGGTCACCTGGGAATACTATGTTTTACGCGACTGCTTCCACCACATTCTGCAG GCGGAGAGGGCAATCCAAATGAGCACAGAAGAATGA
- the LOC111783140 gene encoding uncharacterized protein LOC111783140 isoform X2, with product MSASTSSSAPAPAPASGSSTASDHPQRHMIRKFIQALREQGFLDDNFNNQMNLHENRNSLATFCGDAEPKLDRVEKLLARETVEFDTVSNLMESLKTKAAGLQEAYRKVTWEYYVLRDCFHHILQAERAIQMSTEE from the exons ATGTCTGCATCGACTTCCTCATCCGCACCTGCACCCGCACCTGCATCCGGTTCTTCAACCGCTTCGGATCATCCTCAGAGACATATGATCCGGAAGTTCATCCAGGCTTTGCGCGAACAA GGATTTCTTGACGATAACTTCAATAACCAGATGAATCTTCACGAGAATCGAAATTCCTTGGCTACATTCTGCGGTGACGCCGAACCTAAACTCGATAGAGTTGAAAAACTTCT TGCAAGAGAGACTGTGGAATTTGATACTGTGAGTAACCTCATGGAATCGCTCAAGACCAAGGCCGCTGG TTTACAAGAAGCCTACAGGAAGGTCACCTGGGAATACTATGTTTTACGCGACTGCTTCCACCACATTCTGCAG GCGGAGAGGGCAATCCAAATGAGCACAGAAGAATGA